The Haloarchaeobius sp. HME9146 DNA segment GAACCCTCCAGCGGCCTCGACCCGAACGGGGTCCGGCTCGTCAGGAACATCGCCCAGGAGCACGCCGCCTCGGGCGGCACGGTGTTCTTCTCCAGTCACATCCTCCCGCAGGTCGAGGCGGTCTGTGATCGCGTCGGCATCCTCAACAGGGGGAAACTCGTCGCCGTCGACACCATCGACGGGTTGCGGGATACGCTGGAGACGGGCTCGGTCATCAGCGTCACCCTCGACCGGTTCCCAGACGGGCTCGACCTCTCGTCCATCGAGGGCGTGACCACGGTCAACACCGACGGCCAGACGATTGAGGCCAACTGCCGGACTCCGGAGGCGAAGCTCGCGGTCCTCGACGAGGTCCGGGCGGCCGGGGCAGCTGTCCAGGACTTCGGCACCACCGAGGCCACGCTCGAGGAGCTGTTCACGACGTACACCGGCGACGCCCCACCGGTCGCCTCGGAACCCATGGAGGCACAGCGATGAACCCGAATCGCATCTCGACCATCGCCCGGAAGGAGGTCGACGACAGCGTTCGCTCCCGGTTGCTCTGGGGAATCATCGGCCTGGTGGCCGTGCTGACCTCGTTCGCGGCCGCGATGCTCCAGTTCGTCCCCGGTGTCGAGGCCGACGCCCTCGCGGGCATCAACGGCGCGACCGAGCTGGCGACCTTACTCGTGCCGATCGTGGCACTCGTCGCCGCCTACCTCGCCATCGCGGGCGAACGCGAGTCCGGGAGCGTGAAGGTCCTGCTCGGGTTCCCGCCCTCCCGCGCCGAGGTCGTCGCCGGGAAGTTCCTCGGCCGGGCGGCGCTCGTGATCGTCGGCATCTCGGCTGGCTACGCGGTCTCCGGCGTCGTCACGCTGCTCGTCTATGGGTCGCTCCCGGTGGTCGCCTTCGCGGCGACCCTGGCACTCACGGCGCTCTTGGGGGCGGTGTTCGTCGCCATCGCGGTCGGCCTCTCTGCCCTGAGCGCGACGCGCTCGCGGGCGATGACCGGCTCCATCGCGGTCTACCTCGTGCTGACGCTGTTCTGGGACTTCGTCCCGCAGGGGACCTACATGCTCGTCGAGGGGTCGTCGCCGACCGCACCGCTCCCGGGCTGGTTCCTTCTCCTGCAGAGCCTGAGTCCGACCGGCGCGTACGGGTCACTGGTGACGGCCGTGGTCAGTTCGGAGGTCGGCGTCCCCGGACTCCCCGCACTCGTGGCTGGTGCGTTCCCGTTCTACCTCGAACCGTGGTTCCTGCTCGGGCTCCTGGCCGCGTGGGCGGCGGTCCCGCTGCTCGTCGGCTACCGGGCGTTCGAGCGCGCAGACCTGGCCTGAAGCCAGTTCAGAGTTCTTCGATGTCGTCGACGACGGCCTCCTCGTCGTCGAAGTCGACCGTCGCGCCACCTTGCATGAACTCGTCCTCGTAGGTGTCTCTCCCCCACTCGGCGATGGCCTTCTGGAGGACGGTGAACCCGTTCTCGGTCCCCTCGTCGACGCTCTCGACGATGGTCCACTCCTCGGCCTCGGGCTCGAAGCCGACGGCGTGACCCTTGCCCGAGTAGATGAAGAACAGCGCGAAGACGCGGTCGATCTCGGGCACGTAGTTCCCGGGGACGACGGTCAGTTCGGCGTCCTGCTCGGCCAGCGACTGCACCTCGTCACCCGTCAGTGGCCGCGACGGCAGCGAATCGATGGTTCCCATGGCTGGTCGTGGGTGAAGCGGCGGGAAAAGTGCGGTGTTCCCCGGCGGAACTCAGTCGCGGTGACCCCAGCGGTTGCCGTCCTCGTCGTACCGGGCCGCCGAGATGCGCTCGAACTGGTCTGCGTCGAGTGTGACCTCGGTCGCACCGACGTTCTCCTCCAGCTGCTCGGTCGTCCGCGCCCCGACGATGGGGATGCAGGTGAACTCCTCCTGGTCCATCAACCAACGGAGGGCGACCTGGGCGGGGGTCGCGTCCACCTCGTCGGCGACGCCCCGGATAGCTTCGAGGACCTCCCAGCCGCGTGCCGAGAGATAGAAGTTCGAGAACCGTTCGTCGAAGCTCCCCCGGGAGCCGTCGGGTGCTTCCACCTTCGTCGGGTCGTCCGGGTCGGCCCGCTCGTACTTCCCGGTGAGGAAGCCCCCGGCGAGCGGCGAGTAGGGACAGACGGCGAGGTCCTGGTCCGCGCAGACGTCGAGGTAGTCGGCCACGTCGTCCCGGTAGGCCGCGTGGAACAGCGGCTGGGTCACCTCGAACCGTTCGAGTCCTTCGACGTCGGACTTCCAGAGCGCCTTGGTCAACTGCCAGGCGGCCATCGTCGACGCCCCGAGGTAGTTCACCGTCCCGTCTTCGACGAGCTGGGTGAGCGTCTCGAGGGTCTCCTCGATCGGTGTCTCGTCGTCCCAGCGGTGGATGTAGTACACGTCGAGGTAGTCGGTTCCGAGGCGGTCCAGCGTCCCCTCTATCTGGGTTCGGATGTGCTTCCGGCCGAGGCCGGCGTCGTTCGGCCCCGGTTCGCCCCAGCCGTCGAAGGGGAAGTAGACCTTCGAGGCGAGGACGAAGTCGTCACGGTCGCGCTCGGCCAGCCAGTCGCCGATGTACTCCTCGCTCGTCCCGTTGGGGTTCCCGTAGACGTTGGCCGTGTCGATGAAGTTCCCGCCGTGTGCTTCGAAGGTGTCGAGCAGTTCGTGTGCCTCCTCGCGGTCGGTCTCGAGGACGCCGCCGGTCTCCCGGCCGAAGCGCCAGGTGCCGAAACACAGTTCCGAAACGCTGGTCCCCGTCGAACCAAGTCGTCGGTAGTCCATACGCCCGAGTCCTCGACGGGCGACCAAAAGGGTGGGAGTAGCGGAAATCGAGCGTTACGCTACCCGCTCCAGAATCGTCGCGATACCCTGCCCGAACCCGATGCACATGGTCGAGAGCGCGGTCTGTGCGCCAGTGCGCTCCATCTCGTGGACGAGTTTCGTGATGAGTGCGGAGCCGGTCGACCCGAGCGGATGCCCGTGCGCGATTGCCCCGCCGTTGACGTTCGTCCGGTCCCACGGCGCGCCGGTCTCTTCCAGCCAGGCCGCGACGACGCTGGCGAAGGCCTCGTTCACCTCGAACAGGTCGATGTCGTCGACGGTCATGTCGGCCTTCTCGAGGACGTTCTTGGTGGCCGGAATCGGGCCAGTGAGCATCATCACGGGGTCGACCGCGCAGACCTCGGTCTGGACGATGCGGGCCATCGGTTCCCAGCCCTGTTCTTCTGCCATCTCGGCCGAGCAGACGAGCGTGGCCGAGGCCCCGTCGACGATGCCCGAGGAGTTGCCGGCGTGGACGACGCCCTCACCCTCCTCGCGGAAGGCGAGCGGGATTCCTTCGAGCGTTTCCACGTCGGTCCCGGGCCGCGGATGGCCGTCCTTCTCGACGGTGATCTCCTCGCCGTCGAGTTCGGTCTCGACGGGCGCGATCTGGGAATCGTACTTGCCCTCGTTCCACGCCTCGCCCCAGCGCGACTGCGAATCCACCGCGATCTCGTCGAGGTCCTGTCTCGTGAAACCCCACGTCTCGGCGATGCGCTCGGCGCTCTCGCCCTGGGGAATCAGCTCCTCGTACTCCTCGAAGTAGGTCTCCGTCATCGAGCCGCCGTCGGTGCCCATCGGCTCGCGCGTCATGTGCTCGACGCCGCCCGCGACGACCACGTCCTGGAAGCCCGCTCTCACCTGCCCGGCGGCGAAGTTGATCGCTTGCTGGCCGGACCCGCACATCCGGTTGAGCTGGACGCCGGGGGCTCCGTGGCGACCTTCGTAGGACGCGCCGGGGCCGGCGTCTGGGTCGACCTCGTCGCTCCAGCCGGCGACGAGTGGGGCGATTCTGGCGATGTTCGAGCCCTGGTCGCCCTTGGGGGTGACACAGCCCAGTATGACGTCCTCGACCAGGTCGGTGTCGAGGTCGTTGCGCTCGGCGAGTGCCCGCAGCGGTGCGGCCGCAAGGTCCTGTGGGTGCGTGTCGCGGAACGCGCCGTCGCGCTTGCCGAACGGCGTCCGGACCGCGTCCACGATGACTGCTTCTCGCATGGTCTCAACTAGACAACGATTTACTTGTTTCTTTCGCCCGGGATTCGGCCGCCCCGGAACCGGACGACCCCGTAAGTAATCCTACTTGAATGCAGTGCATGTTTCCCAATAACCGATAAAATTAAGATACCGGGGCAGAAACGTAGGAGTACATGACCCGGACTTACACTGTGGGCAACGAGGCCCGCACTGGCGGTGACCACCGGTACGCCGCACACGGTGACGAAGCCTCCACTGGAGTCACGGGTACGCCGCTCTCCTGCTAACGTCGGCTCCGTAACGCCGGCTGTCGTCGACTCCCTGACAGCCGGCTGTCTGCGCTGCCGTCACTCGGCCCTCACTTCCAGAGTGCCGCGTGCCGCCCGCCGCACAGATGGCCGCATCGCCTGTCGACCGCCCAGTCACACATCCACATCCACGATGACCGAATTCACGTTCGACCCGGACCCGGCACAGGCACACTACAACGTCGCCCACCTCGTCGACGACCGCACGCATCTGTACCACGAGTACGACATCGACCGCGAGTTCGATGCGGGACTGACCGACCCCCGGACCGGCAAGGAGGACGCCCCGCCCGACTACGGCCAGCGCCGCGCCGCGATGCTCGACTTCTACGGGCACCGCTGTGGGCGCTGTGCCTGCCGCGTCGGCGACAGCACGACACAGGAGCTGGAGGTCGGGTACCTCTACTCGCTCGCCATGGTGACCGGCCGCGGCGACGAGTGGGCCCTCGACAACCTTGTGGCGGTGTGCGAGCCGTGTTACGACCTGCTCACGACTGACTGCCCCGAAGACATCGGCGCGTTCGGGACGCAGTACGAGACCGCCCCGCAGTTCCCGGTGTGGACCTGTGACCCCCGCGTCGCGGTCGAGCGACTCCCGCTCACGGGCCGTGAGGTCTGGCTGCGCGAGCAGCTGGCGAGCCGGGTCGCGGTCTCCTGTGACCAGGAGACGGGTGTGAACCAGCCCGTCGCCCGGGATGCCTGTCTCGCCCGGACGACGAGTGCGGCGGTCGCGGTCGCCCTCGGCGAGGAACTCATCCTCGACGAGTACGGGTCGTGCTCCACGATGCAGCGCCGCCTCAGCCAGCGCTGGGAACTCCTGACGGCGCACGAACGAGCTACCTACCGTGACCGGGCGGTCGACGAGGACACGGTTATCGGCGGCGGCTTCGAACCGTGTGTCGACCTGCAGGAAGCCTGAGCCGGGGAGAACCCCCGCTGACGGTTCGGCCCTCCATCGGCCCCGCTGACGGTTCGGCCCTCCGCCGACGATTCGCCCCCTACGTTCTCTGCTGCACCGCCGGCAGATGCATGGTCACCGCACTTCCGCCGAGGTCGGACTCGGCGAACGTCACGCTCCCGCCCGACGCGGCGACGATGTGTCGAACGAGCCAGAGACCGAGACCGCTGGCGTGCTCGAGCTGCGTTATCTCCCGTTCACCGAGGACGACCGCGAGTTCCTGTTCGGGAATGCCGGGGCCGTCGTCGGCCACGGTCACGTCGGCCACCTCCTCCGAGAGCTCGACCTCGACGACCACCGTCGGTGTGTCGGCTCTGTTGTGCTCGACCGCGTTCTCGACGACGTTCATCAGCGCGACTTCCAGCTGCGGATGGGCGTACACGTGGGCCGTCTCCGGCCCGTGGAACCGGACGTCGACGCTGGCGTATCTGCGCTCGACCGTCTGGAGCACGGACTCGGCCGCGGACGTCACATCGACCGTCGGGCTTCCGTCGGCCTCCGAGAGTCGCTCGAGGACCTGGGCCTTCTGGGTGAGTTCGACGACGGTGTCGGCTGCGTTGAGGAGGGACTGGGCGTAGGCCCGTTCCTCGCCGTCCAGCGTCCGGGTGAGCGTCTCAGCGTACCCGCTGATGACCGTCATCTTGTTCCGGAGGTTGTGACGGAGGATGCGGTGGAGGACCTGGAGCCGGCGCTCACGGTCGACCTGTTCCGTCACGTCGGTGTAGACGCCGAACGCGAGGGTGCCATCGTCGGTTTCGCGGTACGGGACGCCACGGAAGAGGAACTGGCGTTCACCGGTCGCCGTTCGACGGACGACCCGGCGCTGGTTGACCAGCCCACGTTCGGCGCGCTCGTCGAGCTGCCGACCCACGTCTGCGTGTTCCTCGGGAAGGACGTAGTCGTTCAGCGACTCGCCGATGACGGTCTCGGCGTCCCACCCGAACGTCTCCTCGAACCCCGGGTTCACCCGACGGACGATGGGTGTCCCGTCGTCGATCTCGGCCTCCACGATGGCGTCCGGTATCGTCTCGAACAGGTGCGAGACACGGTCACGTTCGGCCGCCAGCCGTTCCTCGGTGGCCGCGAGTTCACTCAGGTCTCTGACGACACCGACCGTCCCGACGAACTCCGACCCGCTCATGCGGAGCGTGACCTCGATCTCTGCGGGGAACGTCTGGCCCTGTCTGGTCCGGAGTTTCGTACGATACTGGGCCGTATTTCGGTCGTCGGACGCGAGGAGGTCCCGTATCTCCTCGCTCCCGGTCTCGACGTTCTCGTCGGCCAGCACGACGCTGACGTGGGTCCCGACGAGCGTCTCCCGGCGGTAGCCGAGTCGCTCTAAGAGGCGGGGTGTCGCCAGTACGACCCGCCCGTCGGAATCGAGCGCGTACACCATCTCGGGGATGTGGTTCCAGATGCTGTCTTCGCGGGTCGCAACCCGCTCTCCGTCACGGGCTGGCGCGTCCTGCTGGTCGACGACGGCCGCGACGCGTTCCGTGAGTTCTGCGAGACCCTGGTCGTCGGCCCCGGTCACACAGTCGGCCGCACCGGCTCGGAACAGCGAGACAGCGCGGCTATCGCCGCTTTGCGGTGACCAGACCACGACGGGAACCTCGTCGATGACTCTCGCCGGGAGGGCGGACAGGAGCGCGTTCGGGTCGCTGGTGCCATCGTCGGGGAGGACGATTACGTCGGGAGTTGTTTCGGGTATCGAATCAGCGGGATGGACCGCCGTGTCGAAGCCTGCGGCTGTGAGGCGACGGTCGAGCATGCCCCCCGTCTCGCCCGGAGTGGAGACGACGAGGACTCGAACGTGTGACGTAGCCGCCATAGAGATGGCGAATCTTCGACGAAAGCACACAAAACCGTTTTGGGCGTTCTCTGGGCTTTCTGGCTCTACGGCCCGGTGCAGAAGAATCGTGGTCTCGTGTCTGGCGTGACTGGGTCGCCTTCAGTCCTGTGGCGGTGCCACGAGGACCGGTCGCTCGGCGTCGAGGATCACGGCCTGTGCGGTCGACCCGAACAGTGCCTTCCCGGCCGGCGAGCGCTTCCGCCCGCTCACGCAGATGCAGTCCGCGTCGATCTCCTTGGCGTGTTCGACGATCTCGATGGCTGCGTTCCCGCTCGATTCGCTGAGCTCGGCCTCGATACCGGCTTCTTCGAGTACCTCTCGAACCTGTCGTACTGTACTCAACTGCGACACGGACGCTCCCTCGGGGTTGTCTTTGAACACGTGGAACAGTGTCACCGAGACCTCGTCCTTCCCGGGCATGTCTGCGACGGCCTCTGCCTGTGCGCGTGCACGTTCCTCGTCGGAGTCGACTGCGAGCAGTACCTCGTACATATCAGGCGCTACTCCCGAAGGGGGCTTATGTTTAGGGGGTGGTCTCCAGGCACTGAGAACGGGAAGCCTCGCGATGGCGGCTGTCACGGCCCGCTAGCGCCACGCCGTCGGAAAGGGGCAACAGTTGCGTCCCGGAATACTTACTTAACAGTAACCGGCTATGACACAGATGGCTTCACGAGTTGGCGCGCGTGAGCCGATCCACTTCCACATCTGGCGCTTTTTACAACGCTACGGCTCCGAGCCGCAGCTCCGGCGTTCGACAGACGTCTCGCGCTCGTAGCCGGTGCTCGAAGAACGTGGTGAACGGTGTCGGTTGGCGGGGGCAGCCCCGCCGTGAGCGACGAAAAGGGGCCGACAGCGGTGGCAGACCGCGCCGGCCGAACTGGCACTGTTGGCAGACAGGTCGCGTCGTTGGGCCGTGGTAGAGTATGGCAGACTGGTGGCCCGGTTCGATGCTCCCTGTCGGGTGATTTCCTCACCCTCACTATCCCGTAGGTCTCCTCGGTAGATAACCTGTGCACTATCCGACCAGTTATGGCCCTACCGCTGCGTAACCCGAACCGATAGCAGGAGCGGCCTTCGGTCGGAAACGTTCTTCCGGCGAAGACGGTTCCTCCGGGTGATAACTCAGCCCTTACCCAGTATCTGCTATATGTCTACAGAGTGCTAGCTACAGGTGACCTACTGGAGTACGTGCGGGGGCATCCGCCCCCTGGCCACACCGGTCGCCAGCCCGATACCCGGGCTGGTGTCGGTGGCCGGCCGCGTCAACACCACGCGCACTGGGGGCTCCGGTCGGGGGTATCTCTCTATGACAGGACGACAGTCTCTCAACGCGACACGTATCACCGACGCAGAACGACCACTCGACGGCCCGCGCACCGACGGCGGGACGACGCCGTCGAACGTCCTCCTCGTGCTGGCGGACGAACTCGGCTACGGCCAGCTCGGCTGCTACGGGGGCGGTGCGGTGCAGGGCGCACCGACGCCGAACATGGACAGCATCGCACGCACGGGCCTGCAGCTCACCAATTTCAACGTCGAAACGAACGCGGTCGCGACGCGGTCGGCCCTGCTGACGGGCCGGCACGCGCTCCGCTCGGGCACCGCGTCGCCGGGATTCCCAGGTGAACTCGTGGGGCTGACCCAGTGGGAGCAGACCCTCGGGAACGTCCTGAAGGGGGCCGGCTACGCGACCGGCTACTTCGGGACGTGGCAACTCGGCGACGAGCAGGGTCGCTTCCCGACGGACCAGGGCTTCGACGAGTGGTTCGGCATCACGGACGGCCCCGAGGTCGCGAGCTACACGACGAACCCGGCGTTCGACGCGGACACGATGCCGACCCCGATGATACTCGAGGGGGACGCGGGCGAGACACCGAAGGAGGTGAAACCGTTCGACCGGGCGGCCCGTGCGACCATCGACGAGACCATCGCGGAACGCGTCGTCGAGTTCGTCGACTGGCATGCCGAAGCTGGGACGCCCTTCTTCGCGACGGTCGCGTTCGCCAGCCTGGCCCAGCCGGTCGTCCCGCACCCGGCCTTCGCGGACGCGTCCGGGAACGGTCCGGTGGCCGACCGCCTGCTGGAACTCGACCACCGCGTCGGGCAACTCCTGCGTGCCCTGGAGGAAGCTGGCGTCGATCAGCAGACCCTCGTCGTCGTGACGAGCGCGAGCGCCCCGACCGATGTCGATGTCGCCGAGACGGCCGTCGCCCCGTTCCGCGGAACGGCAGGCACGGCCCTCGAAGGTGCACTCAGGGCACCGTTCGTGGCCAAGTGGCCCGGCATCATCCCGCCGATGACGACCTCCAACGCGGTCGTACACGCGGTCGACGTCCCGGCGACCATCGCGGCCATCGCCGGCACTGGCCTTCCGGCCGACCGGGAGACCGACGGTCTGGACCAGCGTGCCCTCTTCACCGCGAAATCGACCGAATCGGCGAGGGAGGGGATACCCATCGTCGTCAACGAGGAGCTCACGGCCGTCAAGCTGGGACGGTACAAGTGCCACTTCTCGCATATCGACCCGGAGACGAAGACGGCCCAGCAACTCGCCAGCCCCATCATCGTCAACGTCGAGGCGGACCCGCGAGAGGAGCACGACATCTCGACCGAGGTCCGGTTCCTGCTGGACCAGTTGTTCGACGTGGCCGACGAGTTCGAGATGAGTCTCGCCCAGGAGCCACCCATCCAGCCCGGGACGCCCGACCCCTACGACCCGAACGCTCCTGGCCAGGGCCCGATGGGGCCCGGCGGTCCGATGCCACCGATGGGACAGGGCGGCCCCATCGACGACTGGCCGATGGGTGAAGGCGGCCCGATGGGCGGCGGTGGGCCGACGGGCGGCGGCAAGCCGATAGACGACGATAGACCGCGCCGGCCCGACGACGAGACGGCTAGCCGGTAACCGCGGTAACTGCGGTCACCGCAGGCTGTTCTACTCCGTGGTCGGCCGCGGCATCTCTTCGAGTTCGGTTATCTCTCCGGTCTTTTTCACCCGGGCGTACTGGCGACGCCACGCGTCCTCCGGGAACAGGTCGTTCCGGTCGAACAGGGCGCGAGCCTCGTCGGTGAGCCGGTAGAACTTGTACGGGTAGCCCCGGATACGCTCGCCCGGTTCGACGACGACTTCATCGACCACGCCGACCGACTGGAGCGTCTTCAGGTGCCGGCGGATCGCGTCGGCTTCGAGACTCGGGTTCATGTAGTCGAGTTCCTTCACGCTCGGTGCGCCTTCGGGGTGCCCGACGATGTCGGCGATGAGGTTCGCTCGCGTCTTGTCGGTCGCCTTCTGGAGCGCCGTCCACGTGTCGAACTCGTCACCGAGCCCTCGTCCTCCGCTGTCGTTCGGCTGCTGTGCTTCCGGGCGCATACTCGTCCCTACGACCTCGACCACCATCAAACACTAGGTCGTCAGATTCAACTGATAACACAAATGGTTGCCTAACCGGTTTATTGACCAGTACCTCTTTCAGTGTTGCAACTGTTCTCTCGCCTAGCATGGCCGACGACCCCACAGACCCACCCCAGCGGGAGTACCTCGAGAATGTCGACCCCGACGAACTCGTCGACGGCGACGAACTTCGACTCACGCCACAGCAGCACGAACGGTTGAAGAACGGGCTCCACGGGCAACAGTTCAAGACGCTCAAACGGTCGGACCGGCGGTACCTGGTGGTCGGTCGTGGCGGCGAGGACGGCCCGGGAGAGCGGCGACTACAGGTCTGTGCCATCCTCGGCGACCGGTCGGGGGCGACGGCGTTCCGCCTCGAAGATTTCGGCTTCACCGGCGAGGACATCGACCTCTGGGTGCCCGCGTTCGACATCCTCTCGGAGATGGCCACCCACATCGTCGGCGTCCTCGAGGACTTCGACGGCGGCCACGTCTGGGAACTCGGCTTCCTCTACCACTACCAGACGACGATTCGTGACATCCTCTGGCTCCTGAAGCGCGTCTACGGGTCGAAAGAAGCGATGCGAGAACAGTACGACAACGGGATGGCCGCCTCACACTTGGCCGCACTCGAGGAGGCCGCGGGCGAGCGTGTCCTCACCTGGGAGACACCCGAGGACCTCCCGGATGTGGTCGGTGAGATTCCCTGACCGAGTTCTGGTGTCGGCGGTGGTAAAGTGATAGATGTAGGGGGCTGGGTCTGTCGCTTCACCCAGTGTTCTGAATCAGCCTTGTCAAATGTGCCGTGCGGAATACAGAGGTTCTATGTTCCAGTCTTCTCGGGAGATAATCACATGTCCAAAGTCACTCACCACAAACGTTTAGCTATGACATGTTAATGAAAGAACAATGCGCCGCCGTCACCTCCTCACTTTGCTTGGTGCCGCAACCAGTGGCGGGTGTCTCTCGCTTGGAAAGTCATCCGATCCCACGGTACTCGGGAAAATTGACATCATCAACCACGCCTACGAACCGTACACCGTCCATGTATTCGTCGAGCGGGACGACCAGCTCATTTACTGGTCCACCCACGAAGCGACTGCGGGTGACTCTGAAAGCGCCGGGGGAGCGGAACTTCCCTGTGTGTGGGGAAATGAGCCGGGTCGATATACGGTGCGTGCCCGCCTTGAGGACCGGACGACGTGGCAGTCAATGAACGTAGCAGACGCGGAGGTTAGCCCCATCTCGATATCCTTGCAAATCGGAGATTATTACACCGAACGAGGCGAGACGCCGGACTTCGAGATCTGGCATACGATGAATCCAGTTGAACCCTGTGAAACTGGCACCACTGAAGCTCGATGAAGTGCTTACAGAAAGATTCGCGCCCTGTATCAAGCAGGAGTTACAGAACACAACAGTAATTCGTCAGACCCCAGGTGACTCACTCACAGCGCAAGTCGGTCACTCAGGGAGACGTGGGTCGCTAGACAGTGTTCGACAAATCCAAACGGGTAACGTGGAAAGACGACATACGATGCCCGACCTGACGCTCCAGAACTTCCTGAAGGAGGTAGGACTGCGGCTCGGTGCTGCAGTCGTCGTTGTCGGGACGTTCTTCGGTCTCGGGTACGTCAACCGAACCGACTTCCTCGGCCTCTCTCGTCTCCTCGACAACCGGCTCGCCTTCTTTGCTGTGGCGTTCTTACTGGTTGGTGTTGCTTCTCTGGGCTGGATCGTGTTCCAACGTGGTAAAACGTGAGTCCGCACGAACGGCGGTGCGACGATGCAACCGATCTCCTCTGCTAACGGCTTCCGCTAACTCTGGCAATGCAGCTACCGGAATCACTGAAGGGGCTCGGTTGACTGACCAGACCTGCGAGTGAATTACTGGCCAATCACTGTTACGTGCTGGACTTCTGATGAATACAGGGCGCGAAGGCTGTTGAACGAAGATTGCGTGGTCGAGTGACGTGATTCACGTCCGGCGGAAACGCCGGGACTCTCTCGCTGTCGAAAGATAGTCCACCCATGAATGATTTCCAGCATGTATGAAGACTTATGCCCCGGGTTCCGTTTTTGCTGGTATGCAGCAGTCTCGGCGTGCGTTTGTGACAGTCATTGCGGGGATTGCCGGTGGCTGTCTCGGTTCTCGCGACTCTTCTCGAACGACAACAGCGCCTGACACAGACGCCGACGGGGTTCCTGATCGCGTCGACGACTATCCAACGGATGCCCGCAGGGCGTTCGAGGAATTTCGCGCTGAGGGTACTCCAACGCTTCATCCGGGGCAGTTCTCGGCTATCGCACTCACGAACTCGCCAGAGGCCACCGGCGATGTCTTGCACTACGACATCGCTGTGGAGGGTGACACGAAAAT contains these protein-coding regions:
- a CDS encoding ABC transporter ATP-binding protein gives rise to the protein MAAIETTNLTKRYGESVVAVDDLDLTVEEGEVFGFLGPNGAGKSTTIDMLMDYVRPSGGSATVLGYDAQTETQAVHERVGILPDGYGLYDRLSARRHLEFAIDLKGADDDPDDLLDRVKLDAAAAERPVGGYSKGMTQRIALALALVGDPDLLVLDEPSSGLDPNGVRLVRNIAQEHAASGGTVFFSSHILPQVEAVCDRVGILNRGKLVAVDTIDGLRDTLETGSVISVTLDRFPDGLDLSSIEGVTTVNTDGQTIEANCRTPEAKLAVLDEVRAAGAAVQDFGTTEATLEELFTTYTGDAPPVASEPMEAQR
- a CDS encoding ArsR family transcriptional regulator encodes the protein MRPEAQQPNDSGGRGLGDEFDTWTALQKATDKTRANLIADIVGHPEGAPSVKELDYMNPSLEADAIRRHLKTLQSVGVVDEVVVEPGERIRGYPYKFYRLTDEARALFDRNDLFPEDAWRRQYARVKKTGEITELEEMPRPTTE
- a CDS encoding universal stress protein, translating into MYEVLLAVDSDEERARAQAEAVADMPGKDEVSVTLFHVFKDNPEGASVSQLSTVRQVREVLEEAGIEAELSESSGNAAIEIVEHAKEIDADCICVSGRKRSPAGKALFGSTAQAVILDAERPVLVAPPQD
- a CDS encoding sulfatase-like hydrolase/transferase; this encodes MTGRQSLNATRITDAERPLDGPRTDGGTTPSNVLLVLADELGYGQLGCYGGGAVQGAPTPNMDSIARTGLQLTNFNVETNAVATRSALLTGRHALRSGTASPGFPGELVGLTQWEQTLGNVLKGAGYATGYFGTWQLGDEQGRFPTDQGFDEWFGITDGPEVASYTTNPAFDADTMPTPMILEGDAGETPKEVKPFDRAARATIDETIAERVVEFVDWHAEAGTPFFATVAFASLAQPVVPHPAFADASGNGPVADRLLELDHRVGQLLRALEEAGVDQQTLVVVTSASAPTDVDVAETAVAPFRGTAGTALEGALRAPFVAKWPGIIPPMTTSNAVVHAVDVPATIAAIAGTGLPADRETDGLDQRALFTAKSTESAREGIPIVVNEELTAVKLGRYKCHFSHIDPETKTAQQLASPIIVNVEADPREEHDISTEVRFLLDQLFDVADEFEMSLAQEPPIQPGTPDPYDPNAPGQGPMGPGGPMPPMGQGGPIDDWPMGEGGPMGGGGPTGGGKPIDDDRPRRPDDETASR
- a CDS encoding aldo/keto reductase; translated protein: MDYRRLGSTGTSVSELCFGTWRFGRETGGVLETDREEAHELLDTFEAHGGNFIDTANVYGNPNGTSEEYIGDWLAERDRDDFVLASKVYFPFDGWGEPGPNDAGLGRKHIRTQIEGTLDRLGTDYLDVYYIHRWDDETPIEETLETLTQLVEDGTVNYLGASTMAAWQLTKALWKSDVEGLERFEVTQPLFHAAYRDDVADYLDVCADQDLAVCPYSPLAGGFLTGKYERADPDDPTKVEAPDGSRGSFDERFSNFYLSARGWEVLEAIRGVADEVDATPAQVALRWLMDQEEFTCIPIVGARTTEQLEENVGATEVTLDADQFERISAARYDEDGNRWGHRD
- a CDS encoding ABC transporter permease, whose protein sequence is MNPNRISTIARKEVDDSVRSRLLWGIIGLVAVLTSFAAAMLQFVPGVEADALAGINGATELATLLVPIVALVAAYLAIAGERESGSVKVLLGFPPSRAEVVAGKFLGRAALVIVGISAGYAVSGVVTLLVYGSLPVVAFAATLALTALLGAVFVAIAVGLSALSATRSRAMTGSIAVYLVLTLFWDFVPQGTYMLVEGSSPTAPLPGWFLLLQSLSPTGAYGSLVTAVVSSEVGVPGLPALVAGAFPFYLEPWFLLGLLAAWAAVPLLVGYRAFERADLA
- a CDS encoding PAS domain-containing sensor histidine kinase, encoding MAATSHVRVLVVSTPGETGGMLDRRLTAAGFDTAVHPADSIPETTPDVIVLPDDGTSDPNALLSALPARVIDEVPVVVWSPQSGDSRAVSLFRAGAADCVTGADDQGLAELTERVAAVVDQQDAPARDGERVATREDSIWNHIPEMVYALDSDGRVVLATPRLLERLGYRRETLVGTHVSVVLADENVETGSEEIRDLLASDDRNTAQYRTKLRTRQGQTFPAEIEVTLRMSGSEFVGTVGVVRDLSELAATEERLAAERDRVSHLFETIPDAIVEAEIDDGTPIVRRVNPGFEETFGWDAETVIGESLNDYVLPEEHADVGRQLDERAERGLVNQRRVVRRTATGERQFLFRGVPYRETDDGTLAFGVYTDVTEQVDRERRLQVLHRILRHNLRNKMTVISGYAETLTRTLDGEERAYAQSLLNAADTVVELTQKAQVLERLSEADGSPTVDVTSAAESVLQTVERRYASVDVRFHGPETAHVYAHPQLEVALMNVVENAVEHNRADTPTVVVEVELSEEVADVTVADDGPGIPEQELAVVLGEREITQLEHASGLGLWLVRHIVAASGGSVTFAESDLGGSAVTMHLPAVQQRT
- a CDS encoding thiolase family protein; this translates as MREAVIVDAVRTPFGKRDGAFRDTHPQDLAAAPLRALAERNDLDTDLVEDVILGCVTPKGDQGSNIARIAPLVAGWSDEVDPDAGPGASYEGRHGAPGVQLNRMCGSGQQAINFAAGQVRAGFQDVVVAGGVEHMTREPMGTDGGSMTETYFEEYEELIPQGESAERIAETWGFTRQDLDEIAVDSQSRWGEAWNEGKYDSQIAPVETELDGEEITVEKDGHPRPGTDVETLEGIPLAFREEGEGVVHAGNSSGIVDGASATLVCSAEMAEEQGWEPMARIVQTEVCAVDPVMMLTGPIPATKNVLEKADMTVDDIDLFEVNEAFASVVAAWLEETGAPWDRTNVNGGAIAHGHPLGSTGSALITKLVHEMERTGAQTALSTMCIGFGQGIATILERVA